A genomic segment from Luteibacter aegosomatis encodes:
- a CDS encoding CheR family methyltransferase produces MDVEDIEIQLFVQAMRLRHGHDFSEYAPASLKRRVQQLVRTHESGTVVRLVDRILHEEGFLPRVIEGLSVPVSEMFRDPAVFRSLRDKVLPVLASYPEINIWQAGCAHGQEVYSLAILLEEAGLYERSRIYATDFNDAALAVAAEGIYATREARVWSRNYIEAGGSHSFSDYYSARYDFIKLDQRLRRNVTFLNHNLVTDEVFCEAHLILCRNVLIYFSNALQDRTLGLFRDSLVRGGFLCLGTRENIDFSPAASCFTHIDGALRIYQLGGSGAKALKK; encoded by the coding sequence GTGGACGTCGAGGACATCGAGATCCAGCTCTTCGTGCAGGCCATGCGCCTGCGCCACGGCCACGATTTCAGCGAATACGCCCCGGCGTCGCTGAAGCGCCGCGTGCAGCAGCTGGTGCGCACGCACGAGAGCGGCACGGTGGTGCGCCTGGTGGATCGCATCCTGCACGAGGAAGGATTCCTCCCGCGCGTCATCGAAGGCCTGTCGGTGCCCGTGTCGGAGATGTTCCGCGACCCGGCCGTGTTCCGCTCGCTGCGCGACAAGGTGCTGCCGGTGCTGGCCTCCTACCCGGAGATCAACATCTGGCAGGCGGGCTGTGCGCATGGGCAGGAGGTGTACTCGCTCGCGATCCTGCTCGAGGAGGCCGGGCTGTACGAGCGATCGCGCATCTATGCCACCGACTTCAACGACGCGGCCCTCGCCGTGGCCGCCGAAGGCATCTACGCCACGCGCGAGGCGCGCGTCTGGTCTCGCAACTACATCGAGGCGGGCGGCTCGCATTCCTTCAGCGACTATTACAGCGCACGCTACGACTTCATCAAGCTCGACCAGCGCCTGCGCCGCAACGTCACCTTCCTCAACCACAACCTCGTCACCGACGAGGTGTTCTGCGAAGCCCACCTGATCCTCTGCCGCAACGTGCTGATCTATTTCAGCAACGCCTTGCAGGACCGCACCCTGGGCCTGTTCCGCGACAGCCTCGTGCGCGGCGGCTTCCTCTGCCTGGGGACCCGCGAGAACATCGACTTCTCGCCCGCCGCGTCGTGCTTCACCCATATCGACGGCGCCTTGCGCATCTATCAGCTGGGCGGCTCCGGCGCGAAGGCGCTGAAGAAATGA
- a CDS encoding chemotaxis protein CheB, whose translation MTARAAIAIGCSAGGLVALERLLPGLDPRLPVPIVVCCHTGSPDVGLLVELLGRHSVLPVKEAHEREAADPGTVHVAPSGYHLLVESNFHFSLSVDAKVAYARPSIDVLFETAAAAWRERLVAVLMTGANSDGAQGLKAVRDTGGYAIVQDPSTAEADVMPRAGLDIAGADACLPLDAIAAALNRLCMS comes from the coding sequence ATGACGGCCCGCGCGGCCATCGCGATCGGTTGCAGCGCGGGCGGCCTGGTCGCCCTCGAACGCCTGCTGCCCGGTCTCGATCCGCGCCTGCCCGTGCCGATCGTCGTGTGTTGTCACACGGGCTCGCCGGACGTCGGCCTGCTCGTGGAACTGCTCGGACGCCACAGCGTGTTGCCGGTCAAAGAGGCGCACGAGCGCGAAGCCGCCGATCCGGGCACCGTGCACGTGGCCCCCAGCGGCTACCACCTGCTCGTCGAATCCAACTTCCACTTCTCCCTCAGCGTCGACGCGAAAGTCGCCTATGCGCGCCCTTCGATCGACGTCCTCTTCGAAACCGCTGCCGCCGCCTGGCGTGAACGGCTCGTCGCCGTACTCATGACCGGTGCCAATTCCGACGGAGCGCAGGGCCTCAAGGCCGTGCGCGACACCGGAGGCTACGCCATCGTGCAGGATCCCTCCACCGCCGAAGCCGACGTGATGCCCCGTGCGGGGCTGGATATCGCCGGTGCCGACGCGTGCCTGCCCCTGGACGCCATCGCGGCCGCGCTCAACCGACTCTGCATGTCATGA
- a CDS encoding diguanylate cyclase domain-containing protein → MNSTRPKILVVDDTPANLVAMRRLLARVDADIYEAASGNDALALCLDHRFALVLLDVNMPEMDGFEVAQFISDNDGMGETPIIFVTAAYADDINRIRGYTAGAVDYIAKPINDVILQSKVKVFLDLYRARALLQTALDELSLRNEQLTREVKERTRMEQLVRHQAMHDALTGLPNRTLFRERLESAIATANDGGHAFALAYIDIDGFKGVNDSHGHAAGDELLKAIAARMTARTRASDTVARLGGDEFALLLDGTSDAENALARCRALCEAIAEPYMLDVAGARVPARIGASIGVTLFREGDAYDRLVASADGAMYEAKRGGKNRSVLAA, encoded by the coding sequence ATGAACAGCACCCGCCCCAAGATCCTCGTCGTCGACGACACCCCCGCCAACCTCGTCGCGATGCGCCGCCTGCTCGCCCGCGTGGACGCGGACATCTACGAAGCGGCCAGCGGCAACGACGCCCTCGCGCTCTGCCTCGACCATCGCTTCGCGCTCGTGCTCCTGGACGTGAACATGCCCGAGATGGACGGCTTCGAGGTCGCGCAATTCATCTCCGACAACGACGGCATGGGCGAAACGCCGATCATCTTCGTCACGGCCGCCTATGCCGACGACATCAACCGCATCCGCGGGTACACCGCCGGCGCGGTCGATTACATCGCCAAACCGATCAACGACGTGATCCTGCAATCCAAGGTGAAGGTCTTCCTCGACCTGTACCGCGCCCGCGCCCTGCTGCAGACCGCGCTGGACGAATTGTCGCTGCGCAACGAACAGCTCACCCGCGAGGTGAAGGAGCGCACGCGAATGGAACAGTTGGTGAGGCACCAGGCCATGCACGACGCCCTGACCGGCCTGCCCAACCGCACGCTGTTCCGCGAGCGGCTGGAAAGCGCCATCGCCACGGCGAACGACGGTGGCCATGCGTTCGCGCTGGCCTACATCGACATCGACGGCTTCAAGGGCGTGAACGACAGCCACGGTCATGCCGCGGGCGACGAACTGCTGAAGGCCATCGCGGCACGCATGACCGCGCGAACGCGCGCCAGCGACACCGTGGCGCGCCTGGGTGGCGATGAATTCGCGCTGCTGCTGGACGGCACCAGCGATGCCGAGAACGCGCTCGCGCGTTGCCGCGCGCTGTGCGAGGCGATCGCCGAACCTTACATGCTCGATGTGGCGGGAGCCCGCGTTCCCGCGCGTATCGGCGCGAGCATCGGGGTAACCTTGTTCCGTGAGGGCGATGCGTACGATCGACTGGTCGCTTCGGCGGACGGGGCGATGTACGAGGCCAAGCGCGGTGGAAAGAACCGTAGCGTTTTGGCGGCCTAG
- a CDS encoding catecholate siderophore receptor Fiu has protein sequence MAFIKSRKHAAPAARTVGAAVLLTLAHGAAAADAPPQQAKVNDAQALPGMQVEADRSSDYRVDKVSSPKFTQSLLDTTQSIQVIGKEIMQQQGATTLTEALRNSPGVGTFYVGENGATNTGDAIYMRGFDTSGSIFVDGARDLGTVSRDVFNIEQVEVTKGPDGTEYGRTSPTGAVNLVTKQPVLGNGISGSVQVGSGQRQRATADWNQALDGDKAFRLNVMGQDSGVYGRDRVKNDRWGIAPSLAFGLGTPTRVYLDYLHIKQNNRPDGGVPTIGLPGYTAPDKRGFLNDAAKVDPSNFYGTDQDHDRDTQDMFTVIVEHDFNENLALHNTSRLGRTTQDYLLTSFMGSTANLLTPNPADPSTWTIARSLPTFKHQANRIATNQTNLTAHLGDGAVTHDISAGIELTQEKARTIGFGALGGSTWPAANLYAPDSHVRGLVYGETGAHSDAKTTTEAAYLFDTVKFGEHWQVNAGVRMDHYKTEFDSLVACGGRGGPACGTRPTGTIVPGVDASKSDNLFNYKLGVLYKPTANGSIYVNVAQSQEPPGGNTLTLSSSANSADNPLFDPQKARTAEVGTKWDLIDQKLLLTAALYRTTVTNDVVQDPTDLQYYQVGKKRVQGVEITAVGKLTDNWAVSAGFTTMDATVKKGTVVTADGSDDLAYTPKKAFTSWTTYRLPFGLTVGGGARYSGELKRGTDGAVGTPAYTKAYWVFDAMASYPVNPHVDLQLNVYNLFDKDYVAAINKSGYRYTPATPRSAMLSANIRF, from the coding sequence ATGGCCTTCATCAAGAGCCGCAAGCACGCCGCTCCCGCCGCGCGCACCGTCGGTGCCGCCGTCCTCCTGACCCTCGCCCACGGCGCCGCCGCCGCTGACGCGCCGCCCCAACAGGCGAAGGTCAACGACGCCCAGGCGCTGCCCGGCATGCAGGTGGAGGCCGACCGCTCGTCCGATTACCGCGTGGATAAGGTGTCCTCGCCGAAGTTCACCCAGTCCCTGCTCGACACCACGCAGTCGATCCAGGTGATCGGCAAGGAGATCATGCAGCAGCAGGGCGCCACCACCCTCACCGAAGCGCTGCGCAACAGCCCGGGCGTGGGTACGTTCTACGTGGGCGAGAACGGCGCGACCAATACCGGCGACGCCATCTACATGCGCGGTTTCGACACCTCCGGCAGCATCTTCGTCGACGGCGCGCGCGACCTCGGCACCGTGTCGCGCGACGTCTTCAACATCGAGCAGGTCGAGGTCACCAAGGGCCCGGACGGCACCGAATACGGCCGCACCTCGCCCACCGGCGCGGTGAACCTCGTCACCAAGCAGCCGGTGCTGGGCAACGGCATCTCCGGCTCGGTGCAGGTCGGCAGTGGGCAGCGCCAGCGTGCCACCGCCGACTGGAACCAGGCGCTCGACGGCGACAAGGCGTTTCGCCTCAACGTCATGGGCCAGGACAGCGGCGTGTACGGCCGCGACCGCGTGAAGAACGACCGCTGGGGCATCGCCCCGTCGTTGGCCTTCGGCCTGGGCACGCCCACCCGCGTGTACCTCGACTACCTGCACATCAAGCAGAACAACCGCCCCGACGGCGGCGTGCCGACCATCGGCCTGCCCGGCTACACCGCGCCGGACAAGCGCGGCTTCCTCAACGACGCCGCCAAGGTCGATCCGAGCAACTTCTATGGCACCGACCAAGACCACGACCGCGACACCCAGGACATGTTCACGGTGATCGTCGAACACGACTTCAACGAGAACCTCGCCCTGCACAACACCTCGCGCCTGGGCCGCACCACGCAGGATTACCTGCTCACCTCGTTCATGGGCTCGACCGCGAACCTGCTCACCCCGAACCCGGCCGATCCGTCCACCTGGACCATCGCGCGCAGCCTGCCCACGTTCAAGCACCAGGCCAACCGCATCGCCACCAACCAGACCAACCTCACCGCGCACCTGGGCGACGGCGCGGTCACGCACGACATCAGCGCGGGCATCGAGCTCACGCAGGAAAAGGCCCGCACGATCGGCTTCGGCGCGCTGGGCGGCAGCACCTGGCCCGCCGCCAACCTCTACGCACCCGACTCCCACGTACGCGGCCTCGTCTACGGCGAAACCGGCGCGCATAGCGACGCCAAGACCACCACCGAGGCGGCCTACCTGTTCGATACGGTGAAGTTCGGCGAACACTGGCAGGTCAACGCCGGCGTGCGCATGGACCACTACAAGACCGAGTTCGACAGCCTCGTGGCCTGCGGCGGCCGCGGCGGCCCCGCCTGCGGTACCCGGCCCACGGGCACCATCGTGCCCGGCGTGGATGCGAGCAAGAGCGACAACCTCTTCAACTACAAGCTCGGCGTGCTCTACAAGCCGACCGCCAACGGCAGCATCTACGTCAACGTCGCGCAGTCGCAGGAGCCGCCGGGCGGCAACACGCTCACGCTGTCCAGCTCGGCCAACAGCGCCGACAACCCGCTGTTCGACCCGCAGAAGGCGCGCACCGCCGAGGTGGGCACCAAGTGGGACCTGATCGACCAGAAGCTGTTGCTCACCGCCGCGCTGTACCGCACCACGGTCACCAACGACGTGGTGCAGGACCCGACCGACCTGCAGTACTACCAGGTGGGCAAGAAGCGCGTGCAAGGCGTGGAAATCACCGCCGTGGGCAAGCTCACGGACAACTGGGCGGTCAGCGCCGGCTTCACCACCATGGACGCCACGGTGAAGAAGGGTACGGTCGTCACGGCCGACGGTTCCGACGACCTGGCCTACACGCCGAAGAAAGCCTTCACCTCCTGGACCACCTATCGCCTGCCCTTCGGCCTCACCGTCGGCGGCGGCGCACGCTACAGCGGGGAACTCAAGCGCGGCACCGACGGCGCGGTGGGCACGCCGGCCTACACCAAGGCCTACTGGGTGTTCGACGCGATGGCGAGCTACCCGGTCAACCCCCACGTCGACCTGCAGCTCAACGTATACAACCTCTTCGACAAGGATTACGTCGCGGCGATCAACAAGAGCGGCTACCGTTACACTCCGGCCACGCCCCGCTCGGCGATGCTGAGCGCGAACATCCGTTTCTGA
- a CDS encoding Fe2+-dependent dioxygenase gives MLLHVPEVLSKEQVAGMRRVMDGAEWTDGRQTVGPQGARVKRNLQLPEASPVRRELGEMVLAALRVHPLYHSAVLPLRTLPPRFNRYEGGGEYGFHIDGAVMGAGDDTHIRSDVSVTLFLAEPEEYDGGELIVSDTYGEHEVKLPAGDAIVYPSSSLHRVTPVTRGARVASFFWVQSMVRDDGMRRLLLEMDTAIRKLSADGADQGSILQLTGVYHNLLRRWAET, from the coding sequence ATGCTCCTGCACGTTCCCGAAGTCCTGAGCAAGGAGCAGGTCGCCGGCATGCGCAGGGTCATGGATGGCGCCGAATGGACCGACGGCCGGCAGACCGTCGGTCCCCAGGGCGCCCGCGTGAAGCGCAACCTGCAGCTGCCCGAGGCCTCGCCGGTGCGCCGCGAGCTGGGCGAGATGGTGCTCGCGGCGCTACGCGTGCATCCGCTCTACCATTCGGCCGTGCTGCCGCTGCGCACGTTGCCGCCGCGCTTCAACCGGTACGAAGGCGGCGGCGAATACGGCTTCCACATCGACGGCGCGGTGATGGGCGCGGGCGACGATACCCATATCCGCAGCGACGTGTCCGTCACCCTCTTCCTCGCCGAACCGGAGGAGTACGACGGCGGCGAACTCATCGTGAGCGACACCTACGGCGAGCATGAAGTGAAGCTGCCCGCCGGCGACGCCATCGTGTATCCGTCCTCGAGCCTCCATCGCGTCACCCCCGTCACGCGCGGTGCACGGGTGGCGTCGTTCTTCTGGGTGCAGAGCATGGTGCGCGACGACGGCATGCGCCGTTTGCTGCTGGAGATGGATACCGCCATCCGCAAGCTGTCGGCCGACGGAGCGGACCAAGGCTCGATCCTTCAACTCACCGGGGTGTATCACAACCTGCTCCGCCGCTGGGCCGAGACCTGA
- the rapA gene encoding RNA polymerase-associated protein RapA, with protein sequence MFQPGQRWISTAEPELGLGTILRVEGRGVQVLFAKAGVLRPYATDSAPLVRAEFRAGQRVSGKGIAFLVERVEEREGLFVYRGEGRELEEGQLDDEQAMSQADDRLIGGRTEPNDRFDLRLEALRRRADARRSPAWGLESSRIGLVPHQLRVAGIAAARRPPRVLLADEVGLGKTIEAGMILARQLAAGRAGRVLLLLPETLVYQWFVELLRRFNLSFSIFDEERCEAIEQASDGRNPFEDEQLVIADFAFLESTPRRARQLVDAGWDLIVVDEAHHLEWAPEGASPRYHLVEELAAATPGVILLTATPEQLGRAGHFARLRLLDPQRYGDLDAYLAEATGYAPLSDLASALAEGKTLDADQRALLAERFKGDRELAHLLDRPDAGDALLAALIDRHGTGRAMFRNRRAGIGGFPRRAPEILAIDPDTLAPGRREALLAEFRSDIQQPPAPLEFDYADDPRLTALIGLLDAHPADKFLLLCRSQSKVLAIEDALRTRSGVGVARFHEGLGIVQRDRNAAFFAQPDGARLLLCSEIGSEGRNFQFAHRLVMWDLPLDPDLLEQRIGRLDRIGQKHDITIHVPVLAQSAQHVLARWYDEGLDAFRSSPADGRELLRRFGTLLSSLADEHARGDDDRDQELDSLVSETRAAHEELSALIHAGRDHLLELAASRDPHANDLAETFAREDDDPARDAFIQRLFESYGVHAEELSRDIVLLDPQYLSIDGLPGFADGPLSVTFSREVALSRDDLPLLRMDHPMVNAAVDLLVSGEAGNAAFLVDDALPVRTVLLQAVYVVEVVADRTLDAERFLPATPLVLTVDTRLAERPGYRPSDKALRLAGDRNIDVARYRKFLSKLVPPMLEQAKDLAEARAEVLKYEAIDAATAELGTEYARLLALRAVNPSITAAEVEAVAAERDALLAALPDARVRLDAVRFVVSPDFLSMR encoded by the coding sequence ATGTTCCAACCCGGTCAACGCTGGATCTCCACCGCCGAGCCCGAGCTCGGCCTCGGCACCATTCTTCGCGTCGAGGGACGCGGCGTGCAGGTGCTCTTCGCCAAGGCGGGCGTGCTGCGCCCCTACGCCACCGACAGCGCCCCGCTGGTCCGCGCCGAATTTCGCGCCGGACAGCGCGTTTCGGGCAAGGGCATCGCCTTCCTCGTCGAACGCGTGGAAGAACGTGAAGGACTGTTCGTCTATCGCGGCGAGGGCCGCGAACTCGAGGAAGGCCAGCTCGACGACGAGCAGGCCATGTCGCAGGCCGACGACCGCCTGATCGGGGGCCGTACCGAACCGAACGACCGCTTCGACCTACGCCTGGAGGCCCTGCGCCGTCGCGCCGACGCCCGCCGTTCCCCCGCCTGGGGGCTGGAATCCTCGCGTATCGGATTGGTGCCGCACCAGCTTCGCGTGGCGGGCATCGCCGCCGCGCGGCGGCCGCCGCGCGTGCTGCTCGCCGACGAGGTCGGCCTGGGCAAGACCATCGAGGCGGGCATGATTCTCGCCCGCCAACTGGCCGCGGGTCGTGCCGGACGCGTGCTGCTGCTGTTGCCCGAAACCCTGGTCTACCAGTGGTTCGTCGAGCTGCTCCGCCGCTTCAACCTGTCGTTCTCGATCTTCGACGAGGAGCGCTGCGAGGCCATCGAGCAAGCCAGCGACGGCCGCAATCCCTTCGAGGACGAACAACTCGTCATCGCCGACTTCGCCTTCCTCGAAAGCACGCCGCGCCGCGCGCGCCAGCTCGTCGACGCCGGCTGGGATCTCATCGTGGTGGACGAAGCCCATCACCTGGAATGGGCGCCCGAGGGAGCGAGCCCGCGTTACCACCTCGTGGAGGAACTGGCTGCGGCCACGCCCGGCGTGATTCTGCTGACCGCCACGCCCGAGCAACTGGGCCGGGCCGGCCACTTCGCCCGCCTGCGCCTGCTCGATCCGCAGCGTTACGGCGACCTGGATGCCTATCTCGCCGAAGCGACCGGCTACGCACCGCTGTCCGACCTCGCCAGTGCGCTGGCCGAAGGCAAGACGCTCGACGCCGACCAACGCGCGTTGCTCGCCGAGCGCTTCAAGGGCGACCGCGAACTGGCCCACCTGCTCGATCGCCCCGACGCGGGCGACGCCCTGCTCGCGGCACTGATCGATCGCCACGGTACCGGTCGCGCCATGTTCCGCAACCGCCGCGCCGGCATCGGCGGCTTTCCGCGCCGCGCGCCGGAGATCCTCGCGATCGATCCGGACACGCTGGCACCCGGCCGCCGCGAGGCCCTGCTGGCCGAATTCCGGTCCGATATCCAGCAGCCGCCCGCGCCGTTGGAATTCGACTACGCCGACGATCCGCGCCTCACCGCGCTGATCGGCCTGCTCGACGCGCATCCGGCCGACAAGTTCCTGCTGCTCTGCCGCAGCCAATCCAAGGTGCTCGCCATCGAGGACGCCCTGCGTACCCGGAGCGGCGTCGGCGTGGCCCGCTTCCACGAGGGGCTGGGCATCGTCCAGCGCGACCGCAACGCCGCCTTCTTCGCCCAGCCCGACGGCGCGCGTTTGCTGCTGTGCTCGGAGATCGGTTCCGAAGGCCGCAACTTCCAGTTCGCGCACCGCCTGGTCATGTGGGATCTCCCGCTCGATCCCGACCTGCTCGAACAGCGCATCGGCCGCCTCGACCGCATCGGCCAGAAGCACGACATCACCATCCACGTGCCGGTGCTCGCGCAGAGCGCCCAGCACGTGCTCGCCCGCTGGTACGACGAAGGCCTCGACGCGTTCCGCTCCAGCCCGGCCGACGGCCGCGAGCTGCTGCGCCGTTTCGGTACCCTCCTCTCCTCTCTGGCCGACGAGCATGCGCGCGGCGACGACGATCGCGACCAGGAACTCGACTCGCTCGTTTCCGAGACCCGCGCGGCGCACGAAGAGCTTTCCGCGCTCATCCACGCCGGCCGCGATCACCTGCTCGAACTGGCCGCCAGCCGCGATCCCCACGCCAACGATCTGGCCGAGACCTTCGCGCGCGAGGACGACGACCCGGCGCGCGACGCGTTCATCCAGCGCCTGTTCGAAAGCTACGGCGTGCATGCGGAAGAACTGAGCCGCGACATCGTGCTGCTCGACCCGCAATACCTCTCCATCGACGGCCTGCCCGGCTTCGCGGACGGCCCGCTTTCGGTCACCTTCTCGCGCGAGGTGGCGCTGTCGCGCGACGACCTGCCCCTGCTGCGCATGGACCATCCCATGGTCAACGCCGCGGTCGACCTGCTGGTGTCCGGCGAGGCCGGCAACGCCGCGTTCCTCGTCGACGATGCCCTGCCCGTGCGCACGGTGCTGTTGCAGGCCGTCTACGTGGTGGAAGTGGTGGCCGACCGCACGCTCGACGCCGAACGTTTCCTGCCCGCCACGCCACTCGTGCTCACGGTGGACACGCGCCTGGCCGAACGCCCGGGCTATCGCCCCAGCGACAAGGCCCTGCGCCTTGCCGGCGACCGCAACATCGACGTGGCGCGCTACCGCAAGTTCCTCTCCAAGCTCGTGCCGCCGATGCTCGAACAGGCGAAGGATCTCGCCGAGGCGCGCGCCGAGGTGCTCAAGTACGAAGCCATCGACGCGGCCACGGCGGAGCTGGGCACGGAATACGCCCGTCTGCTAGCGCTGCGCGCGGTGAATCCGTCGATCACGGCGGCCGAAGTCGAGGCGGTGGCCGCCGAACGCGACGCCCTGCTCGCGGCGCTACCCGATGCACGAGTACGCCTGGATGCCGTGCGCTTCGTGGTAAGCCCGGACTTCCTCTCGATGCGCTAG
- a CDS encoding rhomboid family intramembrane serine protease, translated as MFGRLLPVTRNLLIANVLLFALQMLLNDADTLAVTRWLGLWPYGHNEVFDTGDGQLATLGFQPWQVVSYGFLHGSVMHIVLNMYGLYMFGSLIEGVMGARRFAIYYFVCLVAAAVAQLAVLYLFEPDRMFPTVGASGAVFGLLGAFAMLFPREKLILIPIPIGIPAWLFVTLYGVAELVFGITGTLAGVAHFAHLGGLIAGLALLWAWGVRPPPRRWQG; from the coding sequence ATGTTCGGTCGCCTGCTTCCCGTTACCCGTAACCTGCTCATCGCGAACGTCTTGCTGTTCGCGTTGCAGATGCTGCTGAACGATGCCGACACGCTGGCGGTTACCCGCTGGCTGGGACTGTGGCCCTACGGCCACAACGAGGTGTTCGACACGGGCGACGGGCAGCTCGCCACGCTGGGCTTCCAGCCGTGGCAGGTCGTCAGCTATGGCTTCCTCCACGGCAGCGTGATGCACATCGTGCTGAACATGTACGGCCTGTACATGTTCGGCAGCCTCATCGAGGGCGTGATGGGCGCGAGGCGCTTCGCGATCTACTATTTCGTGTGCCTGGTGGCGGCGGCCGTGGCGCAGCTGGCGGTGCTCTACCTGTTCGAGCCCGACCGGATGTTTCCCACCGTGGGCGCATCGGGGGCGGTATTCGGCCTGCTGGGGGCGTTCGCCATGCTGTTTCCGCGCGAGAAGCTGATCCTCATTCCGATTCCCATCGGTATTCCGGCATGGCTGTTCGTCACCCTCTACGGCGTGGCGGAACTCGTCTTCGGCATCACCGGCACGCTGGCCGGCGTGGCCCATTTCGCCCACCTGGGCGGGCTGATCGCGGGATTGGCATTGCTGTGGGCGTGGGGCGTTCGACCGCCGCCACGCCGTTGGCAGGGCTAG
- the gloA gene encoding lactoylglutathione lyase, which yields MPLSDLTSLPGVTATPDAATHGFVFNHTMIRVRDLDVSLDFYTRVLGFTPVYKNVFAEAAFTIVYLVLVGDTSVIPDDDDARKEWVLRQSGVLELTHNHGTEKEATTPYHNGNSEPRGFGHLCVSVPDVHAACARFEELGVTFQKRLADGRMRHIAFIRDPDEYWIEILQPTPLA from the coding sequence ATGCCCCTTTCCGACCTCACCTCGCTCCCCGGCGTCACCGCCACGCCGGATGCGGCCACCCATGGCTTCGTGTTCAACCACACGATGATCCGCGTGCGCGACCTCGACGTATCGCTGGATTTCTACACGCGCGTGCTCGGCTTTACCCCGGTCTACAAGAACGTGTTCGCCGAGGCCGCCTTCACCATCGTCTACCTCGTGCTCGTCGGCGATACCTCGGTGATTCCCGATGACGACGACGCGCGCAAGGAATGGGTGCTGCGCCAGAGCGGCGTGCTCGAACTCACCCATAACCACGGTACGGAAAAGGAAGCGACGACGCCGTACCACAATGGCAACAGCGAACCGCGCGGCTTCGGCCACCTGTGCGTGAGCGTGCCCGACGTCCATGCCGCCTGCGCGCGTTTCGAAGAACTGGGCGTCACCTTCCAGAAGCGCCTGGCCGACGGCCGCATGCGCCACATCGCCTTCATTCGCGATCCGGACGAATACTGGATCGAGATCCTCCAGCCCACGCCGTTGGCCTGA
- a CDS encoding IS481 family transposase, whose amino-acid sequence MPWKEASVMSLRAEFLALARRPDQPVAPLCRRFGISRTTGYKWLRREAAAEPLADRSRRPHRSPGQTAAETEARILALRHTYPHWGGRKLAKVLEREGCDAPAPSTITHILRRHGLLWRPTEAVITPWQRFEHSAPNDLWQMDFKGSVPVGAGQCDPLTVLDDHSRFNLVLANNADKTGLTVRRLLTAAFRRYGLPLRMNMDNGTPWGVGNGPARHLSTLSVWLVELGIHVSFSRPFHPQTNGKDERFHRSLDVEVLRGRAFLNLRELGLALDHWREIYNHVRPHEGIGMVTPVQRYRISPRAFPERIAAFEYGPDDLRLHVDQRGRTQLLGHPLTVSSALKAQIIAARPQDGQDGIYDLYFRHHWLDTVNLRDLD is encoded by the coding sequence ATGCCCTGGAAGGAAGCGTCAGTCATGAGTTTGCGTGCCGAGTTTCTCGCCCTGGCCCGGCGCCCGGACCAGCCCGTGGCGCCGCTGTGCCGGCGGTTCGGGATCAGCCGGACGACCGGCTATAAATGGCTCCGCCGGGAGGCGGCCGCGGAGCCGCTGGCGGACCGGTCACGTCGTCCGCACCGCAGTCCTGGGCAGACGGCGGCCGAGACCGAAGCCCGTATCCTGGCGCTGCGGCACACTTATCCCCATTGGGGCGGGCGCAAGCTGGCCAAGGTGCTGGAACGGGAAGGTTGCGATGCGCCCGCGCCCAGCACGATCACCCACATCCTGCGTCGCCATGGCCTGCTGTGGCGCCCCACCGAGGCGGTGATCACGCCCTGGCAGCGCTTCGAGCACAGCGCGCCTAACGATCTGTGGCAGATGGACTTCAAGGGATCGGTGCCGGTGGGGGCGGGCCAGTGCGATCCGTTGACCGTGCTCGACGATCACTCCCGTTTCAACCTGGTGCTGGCCAACAACGCCGATAAGACAGGCCTGACGGTACGACGCCTGCTCACGGCGGCGTTTCGTCGCTACGGGCTGCCGTTGCGCATGAACATGGACAACGGCACGCCGTGGGGCGTGGGCAACGGCCCGGCACGCCATCTGTCGACCTTGTCGGTGTGGCTGGTGGAGCTGGGTATCCACGTGAGTTTCAGCCGTCCGTTCCATCCCCAGACCAACGGCAAGGACGAGCGTTTCCACCGAAGCCTGGACGTGGAGGTGCTGCGCGGCCGGGCTTTCCTCAACCTCAGGGAGCTGGGCCTGGCGCTGGATCACTGGCGGGAGATCTACAACCACGTGCGTCCGCACGAAGGCATCGGCATGGTCACGCCGGTGCAGCGTTACCGGATCAGTCCGCGCGCCTTTCCCGAGCGGATCGCGGCGTTTGAGTACGGCCCGGATGACTTGCGGTTACATGTCGACCAGCGAGGTCGAACCCAGCTGCTGGGCCATCCTCTGACGGTGTCGTCGGCCCTGAAGGCCCAGATCATCGCCGCCCGCCCGCAGGACGGGCAGGACGGCATCTATGACCTGTATTTCCGTCATCACTGGCTCGACACCGTCAACCTGCGAGACCTGGACTAA